The window GCACCGACGGCAGGACGCCACAGGAACCGCAGGTCGGAGCAGTGACCACATGCCCCCCTGCTGCGTTGTGTTCTGAAACAGCCAAGGCATAGGCTGAGAGAAGTCCTGTTCGACCGGCTGAGCGACGCAGTTGTCTGGCCCTGGTTAAAAAACCTCGAGCCTTGCGTTGCAGGTTCAACCCTCCCGGCAAGGAGCCTTCCTCGTCCAGGCCGGCCGCAACGGCCTCCTGCATCTTGATCCAGACAAACCCAAGGTGGTCCCAAAGGTCCGAACCCTCCTGGGCTTCTGCCAAGGCCCAGATTGGATTGCCCCGTGTCGTTGCCCAATGTAAAATTTCTTCCATGGTTGTCTGTGGGTAGCGCCTGGGGGTTTCCCGCCCTGAAGCCCCCATTTCCAACAACTCCCCCCCTCCCACGCTAAAACCAATCCAGACACCCATACAATCACCATCAAGTGACCGCGCCTCAAATCGCATCCCATTGGGATGGTCACACAGCGTCTCCGTGCTCCAGATCACCTCACAGGGAAGCGGAAATAGCCCCTGGGTAACAGCCTGATCCGTCAGATGTCCGCGCCCTGTCAGACTCAAACTCCCGTAGAGCGTGACCAGGACTTTCGCGGCCTGGGAATGCTTTTTCCGAAAGGCCTCAGCGGCCCGGCGGGGTCCCATGGTGTGGCTGCTGGACGGTCCCATCCCATAGCGATACAGTTCACGCAACGATTGCATATTCGCTCCCTCCTCATGAAGGTGGTCTCATCAGAATGGCTGTTCTCAGCAGAACGAGCAGAATTTTGTCGTCACTGGCTGATCACAGAACATCAACAGTTTCATAAATGGTATTCTTCTGGCAGATTTTCAGGGGGCCAGGGTCTCAAGGGAATAAGCCAGTGCTTGACCTTGTTGCAAAAAAGTGGAGAAAAAGAAATGGAAA is drawn from Desulfonatronum thioautotrophicum and contains these coding sequences:
- a CDS encoding L-serine ammonia-lyase, iron-sulfur-dependent, subunit alpha, yielding MQSLRELYRYGMGPSSSHTMGPRRAAEAFRKKHSQAAKVLVTLYGSLSLTGRGHLTDQAVTQGLFPLPCEVIWSTETLCDHPNGMRFEARSLDGDCMGVWIGFSVGGGELLEMGASGRETPRRYPQTTMEEILHWATTRGNPIWALAEAQEGSDLWDHLGFVWIKMQEAVAAGLDEEGSLPGGLNLQRKARGFLTRARQLRRSAGRTGLLSAYALAVSEHNAAGGHVVTAPTCGSCGVLPSVLMYLRRELNLEEDYILRALATAGLVGNVVKHNASISGAEVGCQGEVGVACAMAAAGAAQLLGGSPHQIEYAAEIGLEHHLGLTCDPILGLVQVPCIERNAFAAIRGLAAAEFALLSDGRHLISFDQVVEAMQLTGHDLPSLYRETAQGGLAKVYIGSGMRQQRHSS